The region AATACGGCGTGCGCAAGCAGGACAACCTGCTCGATTACGACCAGGTCGCCGAACTGGCGCAGGAACACCAGCCCAAGCTGATCGTTGCCGGCGGCTCCGCTATCCCGCGGCAGATCGACTTCGCCCGCATGCGCGAGATCGCCGACAGCGTCGGCGCGTATCTGCACGTCGACATGGCGCATTTCGCCGGTCTGGTGGCGGCGGGCGAGCACCCCTCGCCCTTCCCGCACGCGCATGTGGCGACGACCACGACCCACAAGACCCTGCGCGGTCCGCGTGGCGGCATGATCCTGACAAACGATGAAGAGATCGCTAAGAAGATCAACTCGGCGATCTTCCCCGGCATTCAGGGCGGCCCGCTGATGCATGTGATCGCCGCCAAGGCCGTGGCCTTCGGCGAGGCGCTGCGCCCGGAGTTCAAGACCTACGCGCAGCAGGTGATCCGCAACGCGCAGGCGCTGTCGGACCAGCTGATCAAGGGCGGGCTCGACACCGTCACGCACGGCACCGACACCCATGTGGTGCTGGTCGATCTGCGCCCCAAGGGCGTGAAGGGCAACGAGACCGAGAAGGCCCTGGGCCGCGCGCATATCACCTGCAACAAGAACGGCGTGCCCTTCGACCCCGAGAAGCCGACGGTGACGTCGGGTATCCGCCTCGGCTCGCCCGCCGGGACGACACGCGGCTTCGGCGAGGCCGAGTTCCGCCAGATCGCCGACTGGATCGTCGAGGTCGTGGACGGGCTGAAGGCCAATGGCGCCGAAGGCAATGCCGAGGTCGAGGCCAAGGTGAAGGGTGAGGTGGAAGCCCTGTGCCGTGGTTTCCCGGTGTATCCGGGTCTGTGAGTGGCGGGGCCGGGGACCGTTCCTCCGGCCAGTGTCCGTTTGCTGTGTGGCGCAAATTCCATGGATGGAATTTGGTCAAGATCGTCGACGATCTTGCGTCCGCCCGTGCAGTGCGCCGGGTGTAAATGGAAAGCCCCCCGCGCGGTGTCCTGCGACGGGGGCTTTGTGTGTTTGAGATACGCCTGATCGGGTACGGCTTGGTGCTGCCCGCGCCGGGCGCATGGCCCTTGCGGGGCTTTTGGCTCTCTTACGTCGCCCCCGCGCGGTGTTCCACGAGGTGTGTGTGTTTGAGATAGTCTCTGATCAGATGCGGCGCGGTGCTGCCCCTGCCGGTCGCAGTCGCCCCTGACACCCCCCCTCGCTGACGGCAGGTGCCCCCCTCGCCGTGTTCTGCGCGGGGGGCTTTTGCGGGGGGACGTTCTCTGGGTCAGATATCGAGGGTGTTGTCCTTTTCCCATTTGGAGAAGTGGTTCACGAAGGAGTTCCACTCCTGCCGCTTCATCTTGATGTAGGAAGTCGAGAACGCGTCCCCCATGGCGGTCTTGAGCTCGGCGTCGGCGTCATAGGCGCGGATGGCGTCGAGCATGTTGAGCGGCAGCTTGGGGGCGCCGGTGACGGTGTGGCCCTCGGCGTACATGTCGATGTCCCAGCGCTTGCCGGGATCGGCCTTGGAGCGGATGCCCGAGAGGCCCGCGGCGATGATGACGGCCTGCAGCAGGTAGGGGTTTGCGGCGCCGTCGGGCAGGCGCAGCTCGAAGCGTCCGGGGCCGGGGACGCGCACCATGTGGGTGCGGTTGTTGCCGGTCCATGTGACGGAGTTCGGCGCCCATGTGGCGCCCGAGATGGTGCGGGGGGCGTTGATGCGCTTGTAGCTGTTGACGGTGGGGTTGGTGATCGCGGCCAGCGCGCTGGCGTGTTTCATGATGCCGCCGAGGAAGTGCTTGCCGCGCTCCGACAGGCCGACCTCGCCGGTCTGGCCCTCGCCCTTGCCGGCGAAGACGTTTTCCTTCGAGTCCCGGCCGGGAGCGTCCCAGACCGAGATATGGGCATGGCAGCCGTTGCCGGTCAGCCCCTCGATGGGCTTGGGCATGAAGGTGGCGCGGAAGCCGTGCTTTTCGGCCACCGAGCGGGTCATGAACTTGAAGAAGGAATGCTTGTCGGCGGTCTTCAGGACGTCGTCGTAGTCCCAGTTCATCTCGAACTGGCCGTTGGCGTCCTCGTGGTCGT is a window of Ponticoccus alexandrii DNA encoding:
- the glyA gene encoding serine hydroxymethyltransferase, whose translation is MNVTFTQDGFFSDPLSDRDPELFAAITGELGRQRDEIELIASENIVSRAVLQAQGSVMTNKYAEGYPGKRYYGGCDWVDVAENLAIDRAKQLFGCEFANVQPNSGSQANQGVFQALIKPGDTILGMSLDAGGHLTHGAKPNQSGKWFNAVQYGVRKQDNLLDYDQVAELAQEHQPKLIVAGGSAIPRQIDFARMREIADSVGAYLHVDMAHFAGLVAAGEHPSPFPHAHVATTTTHKTLRGPRGGMILTNDEEIAKKINSAIFPGIQGGPLMHVIAAKAVAFGEALRPEFKTYAQQVIRNAQALSDQLIKGGLDTVTHGTDTHVVLVDLRPKGVKGNETEKALGRAHITCNKNGVPFDPEKPTVTSGIRLGSPAGTTRGFGEAEFRQIADWIVEVVDGLKANGAEGNAEVEAKVKGEVEALCRGFPVYPGL
- the glnT gene encoding type III glutamate--ammonia ligase, producing MTIDLAAYAKDKGVKYFMISYTDLFGGQRAKLVPAQAIAGMQEDGAGFAGFATWLDLTPAHPDMLAVPDPSSVIQLPWKPEVAWVASNCVMEDEDVAQAPRNVLRRLIAEAAEEGLHVKTGIEAEFFLLTPEGDEISDPFDTAAKPCYDQQAVMRRYEVIREICDYMLDLGWGPYQNDHEDANGQFEMNWDYDDVLKTADKHSFFKFMTRSVAEKHGFRATFMPKPIEGLTGNGCHAHISVWDAPGRDSKENVFAGKGEGQTGEVGLSERGKHFLGGIMKHASALAAITNPTVNSYKRINAPRTISGATWAPNSVTWTGNNRTHMVRVPGPGRFELRLPDGAANPYLLQAVIIAAGLSGIRSKADPGKRWDIDMYAEGHTVTGAPKLPLNMLDAIRAYDADAELKTAMGDAFSTSYIKMKRQEWNSFVNHFSKWEKDNTLDI